In Rutidosis leptorrhynchoides isolate AG116_Rl617_1_P2 chromosome 2, CSIRO_AGI_Rlap_v1, whole genome shotgun sequence, one genomic interval encodes:
- the LOC139893342 gene encoding uncharacterized protein, producing the protein MDATDAQKSTSSPWEFSCNLEVDFKSEEKARIVYSTLAVDKELQPDKVRRVMSFSDGKLSVHFEAVEARFLRASYSALVDVLTLATKTIEQFGGDMAF; encoded by the exons ATGGATGCTACAGATGCCCAAAAATCCACTTCCTCTCCATGGGAGTTCAGCTG TAATCTGGAAGTAGATTTCAAGTCTGAGGAAAAAGCTCGCATAGTATATTCAACCCTTGCAGTTGATAAGGAG CTACAGCCCGATAAAGTGAGACGGGTGATGTCTTTTTCTGATGGGAAACTTTCAGT ACATTTTGAAGCGGTTGAAGCTAGATTTCTCCGGGCATCATATAGCGCCCTTGTGGACGTGTTAACGCTCGCTACAAAAACAATTGAACAATTTGGTGGTGACATGGCATTTTAG
- the LOC139893343 gene encoding protein ABIL2-like, translating to METLASPANYDEIAMQQSLLFNDGLKDLKNLRKQLYAAAEYFELSYTNDDQKQLVVDTLKDYTLKALVNTVDHLGAVSCKVNDLLGEKVNEVYETELRVSCIQQRLSICQGCFDHEGLAQQSSLISTPKHHKRYILPVGETMQGGIRTKSKYHGCNLDDEDDWHEFKNAVRATIKEAAPPSIRKGRSPSPSPQPTQQFGSFAFTGGVTRKDLEKRSTSPRRFSLLRTGSMIVRSTTPNSRPNSRPTTPNPSRPTTPIGRQRLSESRKSASMRMPSDKDTSKDNDQIPSKSKRLLKALLSRRKSKKDDTLYTYLDEY from the exons ATGGAGACACTAGCATCACCAGCCAACTACGATGAGATCGCTATGCAGCAAAGTTTGTTATTTAATGACGGTCTTAAG GATTTGAAGAATCTGCGAAAACAACTTTACGCGGCTGCTGAATATTTTGAATTATCTTACACAAATGATGACCAAAAACAATT AGTGGTTGACACCTTAAAAGATTATACCTTGAAAGCTCTAGTCAATACGGTTGACCATTTGGGCGCTGTATCATGTAAAGTTAACGATCTTTTAGGTGAAAAGGTGAATGAAGTTTATGAAACAGAGCTTCGAGTATCATGCATTCAACAG AGATTAAGTATATGCCAGGGTTGTTTTGACCACGAAGGTCTCGCTCAGCAGTCGTCGTTGATAAGTACTCCCAAGCACCATAAAAGATACATCTTGCCCG TTGGAGAGACAATGCAAGGTGGTATCCGCACTAAATCAAAGTATCATGGATGCAATTTAGACGATGAAGATGACTGGCATGAGTTTAAAAACG ccgtTCGAGCTACAATCAAAGAAGCCGCACCACCTTCAATCAG AAAAGGGCGATCACCATCTCCTTCCCCACAACCTACACAGCAGTTTGGATCATTTGCTTTCACTGGTGGAGTGACCCGAAAAGATTTAG AGAAAAGATCAACTTCACCACGAAGATTTTCTCTTTTGCGTACCGGGTCTATGATTGTTCGATCAACGACTCCTAATTCGAGACCAAATTCACGACCCACAACACCCAATCCAAGTAGACCGACAACTCCCATCGGCCGACAAAGG CTTTCAGAGTCCCGAAAATCAGCTTCAATGCGTATGCCGAGTGATAAAGACACGTCAAAAGACAACGACCAGATACCAAGCAAAAGTAAACGTCTACTCAAGGCATTGCTTAGCAGGCGCAAGTCTAAAAAAGACGACACCCTATACACTTATTTGGATGAATATTAA